The Athene noctua chromosome 3, bAthNoc1.hap1.1, whole genome shotgun sequence genome includes a region encoding these proteins:
- the PDE6H gene encoding retinal cone rhodopsin-sensitive cGMP 3',5'-cyclic phosphodiesterase subunit gamma, with protein MSEKPGTNLNTGDTPTGPTTPRKGPPKFKQRQTRQFKSKPPKKGVKGFGDDIPGMEGLGTDITVICPWEAFSHLELHELAQFGII; from the exons ATGAGTGAGAAGCCAGGCACCAACCTCAACACTGGAGACACTCCAACTGGTCCCACCACACCACGCAAGGGGCCTCCCAAGTTCAAGCAGAGACAGACAAGGCAGTTCAAGAGCAAGCCACCTAAAAAAGGAGTAAAAGG GTTTGGAGATGACATCCCAGGCATGGAGGGACTGGGCACAG ataTCACAGTGATTTGCCCATGGGAAGCTTTCAGCCATCTGGAACTTCATGAGCTGGCCCAGTTTGGAATCATCTAA